A genomic region of Candidatus Marimicrobium litorale contains the following coding sequences:
- the modA gene encoding molybdate ABC transporter substrate-binding protein codes for MRTLALLAILLAPVLRADDTVRVAVATNFKPTLLHLSEQFQSDTGIAVTLSSASTGVLAAQIIHGAPFDVFFAADSTTPEQLYAADNDGLAPFCYAVGRLALVGASDLSALADPGLSLAIANPATAPYGAAAIEVLDRAEFSPGNTRKLVRGNNAIQAYQFWYSGAVDLALVPKSLATDSGAIDVPRAWHASLTQFALIRQQGPAVDAYLKWMRSDTVRDQITQAGYESCP; via the coding sequence ATGCGCACACTGGCGCTACTGGCCATTCTTCTGGCGCCCGTGCTCAGGGCCGATGACACTGTGCGTGTGGCGGTCGCAACAAACTTTAAACCCACACTGTTGCATCTCAGTGAGCAGTTCCAGTCAGATACCGGCATCGCCGTCACCCTCAGCAGTGCGTCAACAGGGGTGCTTGCGGCACAGATAATCCACGGCGCACCCTTTGATGTGTTTTTCGCCGCCGACAGCACGACGCCTGAACAACTTTACGCAGCCGACAACGATGGACTGGCACCCTTCTGCTACGCAGTCGGCCGCTTGGCATTGGTCGGCGCCAGCGACCTCTCGGCTCTCGCCGACCCCGGCCTGAGCCTGGCAATCGCGAACCCCGCGACCGCCCCCTATGGCGCAGCGGCAATAGAGGTTCTCGATCGAGCGGAATTTTCGCCGGGTAACACGCGCAAGCTGGTGCGCGGCAATAACGCAATCCAGGCCTACCAGTTCTGGTACAGCGGCGCGGTAGACCTTGCCCTGGTGCCCAAGTCACTGGCCACTGATTCAGGCGCTATCGACGTCCCCCGGGCGTGGCATGCATCACTGACCCAGTTTGCTCTCATCCGGCAGCAGGGCCCTGCGGTAGACGCCTACCTCAAGTGGATGAGAAGTGATACGGTGCGCGATCAGATCACCCAAGCCGGCTACGAATCGTGCCCCTGA
- a CDS encoding ComF family protein, whose product MVNSARIRLLEGLLPNHCALCRMRSYRHLPLCRPCESELPANTVACEQCAIPLAGANHLAASRLCGQCLAHPPPYDRVIAPWLYGEYLARLIQRWKYQRERHLTPVLAHLWLKKAGRRTDIDLLIPVPLHWRRRWHRGFNQSELLAAHLGDHVAAAGGLTPDLRTVKRHRPTAPQSAMCAAQRKRNLANAFTVSRPCDNLRIAIVDDVLTTGATAAALSRALKQAGARHIEVWCLARTPTPYI is encoded by the coding sequence ATGGTTAACAGCGCTCGCATACGCCTGTTGGAGGGCCTGCTACCCAACCATTGCGCACTGTGTCGCATGCGCAGCTACCGGCACCTGCCGCTATGCCGGCCCTGTGAGTCGGAACTCCCCGCGAACACAGTGGCCTGCGAACAGTGCGCGATTCCACTGGCGGGCGCAAACCACCTTGCGGCATCGCGGCTTTGCGGCCAGTGCCTGGCACATCCACCACCCTACGACCGGGTCATCGCGCCCTGGCTATACGGTGAATATCTGGCGCGCCTGATCCAGCGCTGGAAGTATCAGCGGGAACGTCATCTCACCCCCGTTTTGGCTCATCTGTGGCTAAAAAAAGCAGGCCGACGGACGGACATAGACCTGCTGATCCCCGTTCCGCTGCACTGGCGCAGACGCTGGCATCGCGGCTTTAACCAGTCGGAACTGCTGGCAGCACACCTGGGTGATCATGTCGCTGCCGCCGGTGGCTTAACCCCCGACCTGCGCACCGTAAAACGACACCGCCCGACCGCCCCGCAGTCCGCAATGTGTGCCGCACAACGCAAGCGTAATCTGGCCAACGCCTTTACAGTATCAAGACCCTGTGACAACCTCCGCATAGCCATTGTGGACGATGTCCTGACGACAGGGGCTACTGCGGCCGCCCTGTCGCGAGCCCTCAAACAAGCGGGCGCCCGCCACATCGAGGTATGGTGCCTGGCCCGCACGCCGACACCATACATCTGA
- the bioB gene encoding biotin synthase BioB: protein MNAPNTAPSMPQADIRHDWSRDEVEALFALPFNDLLFMAQSIHRQYFDPNEVQISTLLSIKTGACPEDCAYCPQSTRYDTGLEAEKLLELENVLSQARAAAASGATRFCMGAAWRSPKNRDMPYLVSMVKGVRELGLESCMTLGMLSESQASELAEAGLDYYNHNLDTSPEFYGDIITTRTYKDRLDTLDHVRKAGMKVCSGGIVGMGEEQNDRAGLLQQLANLPQHPESVPINMLVRVEGTPLENEADLDPFEFIRTIAVARILMPVSQVRLSAGREEMNEQMHALAYFAGANSIFYGEKLLTTPNPRGNSDMALFERLGISPEQRHVDRPPQAPSPHFYDAAAT from the coding sequence ATGAATGCGCCGAATACCGCTCCGTCCATGCCGCAGGCTGACATTCGCCACGACTGGTCGCGGGATGAGGTTGAGGCACTGTTCGCACTGCCTTTCAACGATCTGTTGTTTATGGCTCAGTCGATTCATCGGCAGTATTTTGACCCGAATGAGGTGCAGATAAGCACACTACTTTCCATCAAAACCGGCGCCTGTCCGGAGGATTGTGCCTACTGCCCCCAAAGCACCCGCTACGATACCGGGCTGGAGGCGGAGAAGCTGCTGGAGTTAGAGAACGTGCTGTCCCAGGCTCGGGCTGCGGCGGCCTCCGGAGCAACTCGGTTCTGCATGGGTGCGGCTTGGCGTTCGCCCAAGAATAGAGATATGCCTTACCTTGTATCCATGGTGAAAGGGGTGCGCGAACTTGGTCTGGAGAGCTGCATGACGCTGGGCATGCTGAGTGAAAGCCAGGCCTCGGAACTGGCGGAGGCGGGGCTCGACTACTACAACCACAACCTGGACACGTCACCGGAGTTTTACGGCGATATTATTACCACGAGAACCTACAAGGATCGTCTGGACACCCTGGACCATGTCCGCAAGGCAGGTATGAAGGTTTGTAGTGGCGGCATCGTAGGTATGGGTGAGGAGCAAAATGATCGGGCCGGCCTGCTGCAGCAGTTAGCCAATTTGCCGCAACACCCGGAGAGCGTGCCGATCAATATGCTGGTCCGGGTGGAGGGAACACCTCTGGAAAATGAGGCTGACCTGGATCCCTTCGAGTTCATTCGTACCATCGCCGTTGCGCGTATTCTGATGCCGGTATCGCAGGTTCGCCTGTCCGCCGGGCGTGAAGAAATGAACGAGCAAATGCATGCCCTGGCCTACTTCGCTGGTGCCAATTCGATTTTCTATGGGGAAAAACTCCTGACAACGCCGAACCCACGAGGCAACAGTGACATGGCATTGTTTGAGCGTCTGGGCATTTCGCCCGAGCAACGCCACGTTGACCGGCCACCCCAGGCCCCAAGCCCGCACTTTTACGACGCCGCCGCGACTTAG
- the bioF gene encoding 8-amino-7-oxononanoate synthase: MEGFEARLGAALEERRVAGLYRRRLTLESSQGVVVRIAGRDCLNFCSNDYLGLAAHPRIVARFQQAAAHYGVGSGASHLVCGHSAPHHELEEALAEFTGRPRALLYSSGYMANTGVLTSVLRKGDQVFEDRLNHASLLDGGLFSGARFRRFPHNDTIALEKKLSAAEGAKLVVVDGVFSMDGDSAPLADLADVCHRHEAWLMVDDAHGFGVLGDRGAGSTAAAALGVQGVPVLMATLGKALGTAGAFIAGSELLIEMLIQHSRNYIYTTAIPPAVAAATLEALALVREEAWRRSHLAALIQRFRLGAEQLGLPIMASDSAIQPLLIGSSQRAFEISERLLSQGFLVAAIRPPTVPANTARLRITLSASHTETQVDQLLEALANSASGS, encoded by the coding sequence ATGGAGGGTTTCGAGGCGCGTCTTGGCGCGGCACTGGAGGAGCGGCGCGTTGCGGGTCTGTACCGGCGGCGACTGACCCTGGAGTCATCCCAGGGCGTGGTTGTCCGGATCGCGGGGCGAGACTGTCTCAACTTCTGCAGTAATGATTATCTGGGCCTGGCGGCTCACCCCCGGATTGTTGCTCGGTTCCAGCAGGCCGCTGCTCATTATGGTGTGGGCAGTGGGGCCTCGCACCTTGTCTGTGGGCACAGTGCGCCGCATCATGAGCTGGAAGAGGCTCTCGCAGAATTTACCGGACGGCCTCGTGCCCTGCTCTACTCCAGCGGGTACATGGCCAATACCGGCGTCCTCACCAGCGTGCTGCGCAAAGGTGACCAGGTGTTTGAGGATCGACTGAACCACGCATCGTTACTCGACGGTGGACTTTTCAGTGGTGCTCGTTTTCGTCGTTTCCCTCACAACGATACGATTGCGTTGGAAAAAAAGCTGAGTGCCGCTGAGGGCGCCAAACTCGTGGTGGTCGACGGTGTCTTCAGTATGGACGGCGACAGTGCGCCACTGGCTGATCTGGCTGATGTCTGCCACCGACATGAAGCGTGGTTGATGGTAGATGACGCCCACGGTTTTGGTGTGCTCGGTGACCGCGGTGCGGGCAGCACCGCGGCGGCGGCGTTGGGGGTTCAGGGTGTGCCTGTTTTAATGGCAACCCTCGGTAAGGCGCTCGGCACCGCGGGGGCTTTTATCGCGGGCAGCGAGCTGTTGATAGAGATGCTTATCCAGCACTCACGAAATTATATATACACCACGGCGATACCTCCGGCGGTGGCGGCGGCGACCCTCGAAGCCCTGGCGCTGGTGCGCGAAGAGGCCTGGCGTCGGTCACACTTGGCCGCACTGATCCAGCGCTTTCGCTTGGGTGCAGAGCAGCTGGGTCTGCCGATAATGGCCTCTGACAGCGCGATACAGCCACTGCTTATTGGCTCTTCTCAAAGGGCTTTTGAGATAAGTGAGCGCTTACTATCTCAAGGTTTTTTAGTGGCCGCCATCCGGCCACCCACGGTGCCCGCCAACACTGCTCGCCTACGCATTACGT